Proteins from a single region of Artemia franciscana chromosome 20, ASM3288406v1, whole genome shotgun sequence:
- the LOC136040350 gene encoding uncharacterized protein LOC136040350, protein MGAPLSGLLANIYVENLENWALNSYFLKHVYWGRYMDDVISLWNYGEAELRGFLDHLNTYDRNLQFTLEVEIENKLPFLDVLIIRNADKLDFTIYRKPTQNNRYLHFNSNHPPQVKRAVVISLIDRALNICSHSYINAEINFIRDILFGNGYPIPFVNKIISRRIKRHSCKIEEDTSQCEAIDKPSNIVYLPYIPKITTKLKNICTKNNLYVVFTNNFKIINFLNSGKDKTPVTRQRGVYQIPCDCGKYYVGRTHQNLDKRLQQHKNDIDKALISNGSNNSFDSALGWHIFNNPSHMILFENSSLISNDLGIKQVVRESIEINLKINKNISLNRDLGEYSLNSLYSNLIKNDLTKYFTKPIYNSTEPTTKRPLRQAAKQARLALRNCI, encoded by the coding sequence atgggggcacctttatccgggctactagcaaatatttatgtcgagaatcttgagaattgggcattgaattcttattttctaaaacatgtctattggggtcgttatatggatgacgtaatttcactttggaattatggggaagctgaacttcggggcttcttagatcatcttaacacttatgaccgaaatttgcagttcacccttgaagttgaaattgaaaataaactaccgtttttagatgtattaattattcgtaatgctgataaactggattttactatatatcgaaagccaacacaaaacaatagatatcttcactttaattcaaatcaccccccacaagttaaaagagcagttgtaatttccctcattgatcgggccctaaatatttgctcccattcatatataaatgcagaaataaattttatcagagatattctttttggtaatggataccccattccttttgtaaataaaataattagccgcagaataaaaagacattcttgtaaaatcgaagaagatacttcacaatgtgaggctattgataagccctcaaatattgtctatcttccgtatatcccaaagattacaacaaaattaaaaaatatttgcacaaaaaataatctgtacgtagtttttactaataattttaaaatcatcaatttcttaaattcgggtaaagataagaccccagttactcgccaaagaggggtctatcaaataccctgtgattgcggaaaatactatgtcggcaggacccatcagaatctagacaaaaggttacaacagcataaaaatgacatagacaaggccttaatttcaaatggttccaacaattcctttgattctgctctaggttggcatatatttaataatccgtcccacatgatactttttgaaaactcttcactcattagtaatgatttgggaataaaacaggtggttcgagaatcaattgaaattaatctcaaaataaataaaaatatttctttgaacagggacttgggggaatactcattaaattctttatactcaaatttaattaaaaatgatctaacaaaatattttactaaaccaatttataatagtactgaaccaactacgaaaaggcctttgagacaggctgctaaacaagcaagattagctttaagaaattgcatctaa